The following proteins are co-located in the Acidimicrobiales bacterium genome:
- a CDS encoding MBL fold metallo-hydrolase → MSYTAAALGIIDYTRGLHEVGDHTWAWLQPDGGWGWSNAGLIVDGEASLLVDTLYDVPLTATMLDAMRAAAPSASRIDTLVNTHSNGDHCNGNELVTGAEIVASESSASAMADESPEMMAGWLAAAPEMGEVGEFVTRCFGAFDFAGVTKTLPTRTFSRRLDLTVGDTEVELIEVGPAHTTGDVLVHVPERKTVFTGDILFIGGHPIVWEGPVTNWLAACDLIEAWNPDTVVPGHGPVTDLRGVRAVNDYLEWLTAETRQRYDDGMDAATAATDIVGRELGTSRFSTWGDAERIVINVDTLFREFSGAEEKTNVVELFGQMAALAR, encoded by the coding sequence ATGAGCTACACGGCCGCAGCGCTCGGGATCATCGACTACACCCGAGGCTTGCACGAAGTCGGTGACCACACCTGGGCGTGGCTGCAGCCCGACGGCGGCTGGGGATGGAGCAACGCCGGCCTGATCGTCGACGGCGAAGCGTCGCTGCTGGTCGACACGCTCTATGACGTGCCCCTCACCGCGACCATGCTCGATGCCATGCGCGCCGCGGCTCCCTCGGCGTCGCGCATCGACACCCTGGTGAACACCCACAGCAACGGCGACCACTGCAACGGCAACGAGCTGGTGACCGGCGCCGAGATCGTCGCGTCGGAGTCCTCGGCGTCGGCGATGGCCGACGAGAGCCCCGAGATGATGGCCGGTTGGTTGGCGGCGGCACCCGAGATGGGCGAGGTCGGCGAGTTCGTGACCCGCTGCTTCGGGGCCTTCGACTTCGCCGGGGTCACCAAGACCCTCCCCACCCGAACCTTCAGCCGGCGCCTCGACCTCACGGTGGGCGACACCGAGGTCGAGCTGATCGAGGTCGGGCCCGCCCACACCACCGGCGACGTGCTCGTGCACGTGCCCGAGCGCAAGACCGTCTTCACCGGCGACATCCTCTTCATCGGCGGGCACCCGATCGTGTGGGAGGGACCGGTCACGAACTGGCTGGCAGCGTGTGACCTGATCGAAGCGTGGAACCCCGACACGGTGGTGCCCGGCCATGGGCCGGTGACCGACCTTCGGGGGGTGCGGGCGGTGAACGACTACCTCGAATGGCTCACCGCCGAGACCCGCCAACGCTATGACGACGGCATGGACGCGGCCACGGCGGCCACCGACATCGTCGGTCGCGAGCTCGGGACCAGCCGGTTCTCCACCTGGGGCGACGCCGAGCGGATCGTGATCAACGTCGACACGTTGTTCCGGGAGTTCTCCGGCGCCGAGGAGAAGACCAACGTCGTCGAGCTCTTCGGCCAGATGGCGGCCCTCGCCCGCTAG
- a CDS encoding 4-(cytidine 5'-diphospho)-2-C-methyl-D-erythritol kinase — MPDTEVLTAPAKLTVSLRVTGVRADGYHLIDAEMVTLDLADTLVVGPGDGIVVRGESGGEVPVDDDNLVARALALAGRTAAVELTKRIPAGAGLGGGSADAAAILRWAGFDDLDAAAGIGADVPFCLVGGRARVRGIGEVVDPLPLESRTFTLCTPPFGCSTPAVYAEWDALGGPTGEGPNDLEPAALSVEPRLAEWRDRLGEATGRTPVLAGSGSTWFVEGAFPGPERVVARTDRPRGAVV, encoded by the coding sequence ATGCCTGACACCGAGGTCCTGACCGCCCCCGCCAAGCTCACCGTCTCGCTGCGGGTCACCGGTGTCCGCGCCGACGGCTATCACCTCATCGACGCCGAGATGGTGACCCTGGACCTGGCGGACACGCTCGTGGTCGGTCCCGGCGACGGGATCGTGGTGCGGGGCGAGTCGGGGGGTGAGGTCCCCGTCGACGACGACAACCTCGTGGCTCGGGCACTGGCGCTGGCGGGTCGCACCGCTGCGGTCGAGCTCACCAAGCGGATCCCGGCGGGGGCCGGACTCGGGGGTGGGTCGGCCGATGCCGCCGCGATCCTGCGGTGGGCCGGGTTCGACGACCTCGACGCGGCGGCGGGCATCGGTGCCGACGTGCCGTTCTGTCTCGTCGGCGGCCGCGCCAGGGTGCGCGGGATCGGTGAGGTGGTCGACCCGTTGCCGTTGGAATCCCGCACCTTCACCCTCTGCACCCCGCCGTTCGGGTGCTCGACCCCCGCGGTGTACGCCGAGTGGGACGCGCTGGGAGGACCGACGGGGGAGGGACCCAACGACCTGGAGCCGGCCGCGCTGTCGGTCGAACCGCGACTCGCCGAGTGGCGCGACCGTCTCGGCGAGGCGACGGGGCGGACCCCGGTCCTCGCCGGCAGCGGCTCGACATGGTTCGTCGAAGGAGCATTCCCCGGCCCTGAGCGTGTCGTCGCGCGAACCGACCGCCCGCGTGGGGCGGTCGTATAA
- a CDS encoding AURKAIP1/COX24 domain-containing protein, translated as MGSLVKKRRKRMRKKKHRKMLKRTRFQRRAKGK; from the coding sequence ATGGGATCGCTGGTCAAGAAGCGCCGCAAGCGCATGCGCAAGAAGAAGCACCGCAAGATGCTGAAGCGGACTCGCTTCCAGCGTCGAGCCAAGGGCAAATAG
- a CDS encoding sensor domain-containing diguanylate cyclase yields MEDSWPRRSSAPEVDLTLTGVVETAVDRVLSLLARRLGLGLWLVTRTGGETIAVRMIDRTQHGEVGDEVLGWAESFCAAALSDAVPAVAPDVSAAPELAAAATASEFVVGSFVGTPLRVPSGEVLGVLCGIDPEPSDPSLVDELETVEVLGGLVGSLLALQEASDQAQIQVLEAVEQRQRDGMTGVLNRAGWDEAIQREAMRCRTLDQAASVLVIDLDDLKETNDRLGHAYGDEQIRSLARCISTTARADDVVARLGGDEFALLAPGSAPGTGEGLAARLRASVDQAGLAASIGAAECPPGGDLHEAWRRADLEMYASKRLHRTEAQHADPSPPRPPGGLGDEIDAVVDAACTLATAPLRVISRVTRRHDHRR; encoded by the coding sequence ATGGAGGATTCGTGGCCACGGCGCAGCAGTGCACCTGAGGTCGATCTGACGCTGACGGGGGTGGTGGAGACCGCCGTCGACCGGGTCTTGTCGCTACTGGCTCGTCGACTCGGGCTGGGCCTGTGGCTGGTCACCCGAACGGGTGGGGAGACGATCGCTGTCCGCATGATCGACCGGACCCAGCACGGCGAGGTTGGCGACGAGGTGTTGGGTTGGGCGGAGTCGTTCTGCGCGGCGGCGCTGTCCGATGCCGTACCGGCGGTCGCCCCCGACGTGTCAGCGGCGCCTGAGCTCGCGGCGGCGGCCACCGCGAGCGAGTTCGTGGTGGGTTCGTTCGTGGGGACCCCACTGCGGGTGCCCTCGGGCGAGGTCCTGGGTGTGCTGTGTGGGATCGACCCCGAACCCAGCGATCCGTCGCTGGTCGACGAGCTCGAGACGGTCGAGGTGTTGGGCGGATTGGTGGGATCGCTGCTGGCGTTGCAGGAGGCGAGCGACCAGGCCCAGATCCAGGTGCTGGAGGCGGTGGAACAGCGCCAGCGAGACGGCATGACCGGCGTGTTGAACCGGGCCGGATGGGACGAGGCCATCCAGCGGGAGGCGATGCGGTGTCGGACCCTGGACCAGGCGGCGTCGGTCCTGGTGATCGATCTGGACGACCTGAAGGAGACCAACGACCGGCTCGGGCACGCCTACGGGGACGAACAGATCCGGTCGTTGGCCCGCTGCATCAGCACCACCGCCCGAGCCGATGATGTTGTCGCCCGCCTGGGTGGAGACGAGTTCGCCCTGCTGGCCCCAGGTTCGGCACCCGGCACCGGCGAAGGGCTGGCTGCGCGTCTCAGGGCGAGCGTCGACCAAGCGGGGTTGGCGGCCTCGATCGGAGCGGCGGAGTGCCCTCCGGGTGGAGATCTGCACGAGGCGTGGCGGCGAGCCGACCTGGAGATGTACGCGTCGAAGCGACTGCACCGGACCGAGGCGCAGCACGCGGACCCATCCCCACCACGGCCACCCGGCGGGCTCGGCGACGAGATCGACGCGGTGGTGGACGCCGCGTGCACGCTGGCGACCGCGCCGCTGCGGGTCATCAGCCGTGTGACCCGTCGACACGATCATCGTCGGTGA
- a CDS encoding zinc-dependent alcohol dehydrogenase family protein produces the protein MRAIVYHGPGNKAWEEVPDPGLEADTDAVVRVDAVTICGTDLHILKGDVPAVTDGRVLGHEAVGTVEQVGSAVKNVAVGDRVLVSCITACGACRYCREGSYGQCIGGGGWILGHLIDGTQAERVRVPFADTSTYPVPEGVSDEEVLMLADILPTGYEVGVLNGAVSPGDTVAVVGAGPIGLAAIMGARLFNPSHIVAIDLADNRLEAAKQFGADVTVNNSNQDPHEVVKGLTDGLGADVAIEAVGIPATFELCTQLIRPGGRVPNIGVHGEPATLHLEELWIRNVTITTGLVDTYSTPTLLRLITGHQVEPGQFVTHRFALDDFMEAYDVFERAGETGALKVVLTRS, from the coding sequence ATGCGAGCCATCGTCTACCACGGCCCGGGCAACAAGGCATGGGAGGAGGTCCCCGACCCTGGCCTCGAGGCCGACACCGACGCCGTGGTGAGGGTCGACGCGGTGACCATCTGCGGCACCGACCTGCACATCCTCAAAGGCGATGTTCCCGCGGTGACCGACGGCCGCGTCCTCGGCCACGAAGCGGTCGGCACGGTCGAGCAGGTCGGCTCGGCGGTGAAGAACGTCGCCGTGGGCGACCGGGTGCTGGTCTCCTGCATCACCGCCTGCGGCGCGTGCCGCTACTGCCGCGAAGGAAGCTATGGGCAGTGCATCGGCGGTGGCGGCTGGATCCTCGGCCACCTCATCGACGGCACCCAGGCCGAACGGGTGCGGGTCCCCTTCGCCGACACCTCGACCTACCCGGTGCCCGAAGGCGTCAGCGACGAAGAGGTGTTGATGCTGGCCGACATCCTTCCCACCGGCTATGAGGTCGGCGTGCTCAACGGGGCGGTCTCACCCGGCGACACCGTGGCGGTGGTCGGTGCCGGCCCCATCGGGCTGGCCGCCATCATGGGCGCTCGCCTGTTCAACCCGTCCCACATCGTCGCCATCGATCTCGCCGACAACCGCCTCGAGGCAGCCAAGCAGTTCGGGGCCGACGTGACGGTCAACAACTCGAACCAGGACCCCCACGAGGTCGTGAAGGGCCTCACCGACGGCCTCGGCGCCGACGTGGCGATCGAAGCGGTCGGCATCCCCGCGACCTTCGAGCTGTGCACCCAGCTCATCCGTCCCGGTGGCCGGGTCCCCAACATCGGAGTGCACGGCGAGCCGGCGACCCTGCACCTCGAGGAGCTGTGGATCCGCAACGTCACCATCACGACCGGCCTGGTCGACACCTACTCCACGCCGACCCTGCTGCGCCTGATCACCGGCCACCAGGTCGAACCGGGACAGTTCGTGACCCACCGCTTCGCCCTCGACGACTTCATGGAGGCCTACGACGTGTTCGAACGCGCCGGCGAGACCGGTGCATTGAAGGTCGTGCTCACCCGGTCCTGA
- a CDS encoding NTP transferase domain-containing protein, whose amino-acid sequence MSTPRLSAVILAAGEGTRMRSDRPKPLHLLCGKAMLLYVIDALAACDIGRAVVVVGHGAEQVTKKLQEQGPDLMLDFVEQRVQRGTGDAVSVGLTAFGDEVIDDDLDLLVLPGDTPLLRPETLAALVDAHRSSGAACTILTARLDDPTGYGRIVRGKEDVVRRVVEQSDATDDELAIDEINTGIYCFRRSLLAPSLRRLSPENAQGEYYLTDVVSVLAEAGHPVATFVAPDAAETHGVNDRMQLAAAEAELRARTNRAWLRRGVTMVDPADTYVDATVELAADVTLFPGVVVQGRTVVGPNSEIGPGTRLVDCVVGTGVSIDQTVARDAEIGDGARVGPFAVLEPGAQIPAGAVTGAFYTAGDSEAPSPAVLDDS is encoded by the coding sequence ATGAGCACTCCTCGCCTGTCCGCTGTGATCCTCGCTGCGGGAGAGGGCACCCGGATGCGCTCCGATCGGCCCAAACCCCTGCACCTGCTGTGTGGCAAGGCGATGCTGCTCTATGTGATCGACGCGCTGGCCGCGTGCGACATCGGCCGGGCGGTGGTCGTGGTGGGCCACGGCGCCGAGCAGGTGACCAAGAAGCTCCAGGAGCAGGGTCCCGACCTCATGTTGGACTTCGTCGAGCAGCGTGTGCAGCGGGGCACCGGCGACGCGGTCAGCGTTGGGCTCACCGCCTTCGGCGACGAGGTCATCGATGACGACCTCGACCTGCTCGTGCTGCCGGGCGACACGCCGCTGCTGCGCCCCGAGACCCTCGCCGCTCTGGTCGACGCGCACCGTTCGAGCGGTGCCGCCTGCACGATCCTCACCGCCCGTCTCGACGATCCCACCGGCTATGGCCGCATCGTGCGGGGCAAGGAAGACGTCGTCCGCCGCGTCGTCGAGCAGTCCGACGCGACCGACGACGAGCTGGCCATCGACGAGATCAACACCGGCATCTACTGCTTCCGGCGCAGCCTGCTCGCCCCGTCGCTGCGCCGGCTGAGTCCCGAGAACGCCCAGGGCGAGTACTACCTCACCGACGTGGTGTCGGTGCTGGCCGAGGCGGGGCACCCGGTTGCCACCTTCGTGGCACCCGACGCGGCCGAGACCCACGGTGTGAACGATCGGATGCAGCTGGCCGCCGCCGAGGCCGAGCTGCGGGCCCGCACCAACCGGGCCTGGTTGCGGCGCGGGGTCACCATGGTCGACCCCGCTGACACCTACGTCGACGCGACCGTCGAACTGGCGGCCGACGTGACGCTGTTCCCCGGTGTCGTGGTCCAGGGACGCACCGTGGTCGGCCCCAACTCCGAGATCGGTCCCGGTACGCGCCTGGTGGACTGCGTCGTGGGCACAGGCGTCTCGATCGACCAGACGGTGGCCCGCGACGCCGAGATCGGCGACGGGGCGCGCGTCGGCCCGTTCGCGGTGCTCGAGCCCGGAGCACAGATCCCGGCTGGCGCGGTCACCGGCGCGTTCTACACTGCGGGCGACAGCGAGGCACCGAGCCCCGCCGTGCTCGACGACAGCTGA
- a CDS encoding ribose-phosphate diphosphokinase produces the protein MELVTKKKLALIAGRANVELAEEVAAHLGTPLLDAHCSEFANGELHCKIESSVRGTDVFIMQSHLSYEGMSVNDTIMEHLIMVDAARRASAKRITVVMPFYGYGRQDRKSAGREPITARMIADMFAVAGAQRLMSVDLHSGQIQGFFNGPVDHLTAMPVLVDYMKTLGEDLVVVSPDAGRVKVAERYSNTLHADLAIIHKRRLKDAKNAVEARDVIGDVAGRTCVLIDDMIDTAGTIVAAAEQLHEKGAARVVAATTHGVFSGPAIDRLKNSAIERIVVTNTLPLSADKQLDKIEVVSVANIIADAIDAVFEDTSVSEIFDGQNQS, from the coding sequence ATGGAGCTGGTCACCAAGAAGAAGCTGGCGCTGATCGCCGGCCGAGCCAACGTCGAGCTGGCCGAGGAGGTGGCCGCCCACCTGGGGACCCCGCTGCTCGACGCGCACTGCTCCGAGTTCGCCAACGGAGAGCTGCACTGCAAGATCGAATCGTCGGTGCGGGGAACCGACGTGTTCATCATGCAGAGCCACCTCAGCTACGAGGGCATGAGCGTCAACGACACGATCATGGAGCACCTGATCATGGTCGACGCCGCTCGGCGGGCCTCGGCCAAGCGCATCACCGTCGTCATGCCCTTCTACGGCTACGGCCGTCAGGACCGCAAGTCGGCAGGGCGCGAGCCCATCACCGCCCGCATGATCGCCGACATGTTCGCCGTCGCCGGCGCGCAACGGCTGATGTCGGTCGACCTCCACTCCGGTCAGATCCAGGGCTTCTTCAACGGCCCGGTCGACCACCTCACCGCCATGCCGGTCCTGGTCGACTACATGAAGACCCTGGGCGAGGACCTGGTCGTGGTGTCGCCCGACGCCGGTCGGGTCAAGGTCGCCGAGCGCTACTCCAACACGTTGCACGCCGACCTCGCCATCATCCACAAGCGTCGACTCAAGGACGCGAAGAACGCGGTCGAGGCACGCGACGTGATCGGCGACGTCGCCGGCCGCACCTGCGTGCTCATCGACGACATGATCGACACCGCGGGCACCATCGTCGCCGCCGCCGAGCAGCTCCACGAGAAGGGCGCGGCCCGGGTCGTGGCGGCCACGACCCACGGCGTGTTCTCGGGTCCGGCCATCGACCGTTTGAAGAACTCGGCGATCGAGCGGATCGTTGTCACCAACACCTTGCCGCTGTCCGCCGACAAGCAGCTCGACAAGATCGAGGTGGTGTCGGTGGCCAACATCATCGCCGACGCCATCGACGCGGTGTTCGAGGACACGTCGGTCAGCGAGATATTCGACGGCCAGAACCAGAGCTGA
- a CDS encoding 50S ribosomal protein L25 encodes MDVTLTATTGRTTGTRPSRRLRAEGLVPGSLYGLGKDPVTLAVDYRELRQALTTDAALNAIITLKVGGTDELCIVRDLQRHPVRHDVVHVEFVRVNVDEEILVEVPIVLEGEAKQVLDEQGVVDQVAYTLSVYSKPNAIPNEVTLDVSDLTVGDTLQVSDITLPPGARTEADPEETIVSASVTRAAIEEEEEGAEGEEAAEGGEAAEGGEAASAEDDDES; translated from the coding sequence ATGGATGTCACCCTCACGGCCACCACCGGCCGCACCACCGGAACCCGGCCGTCGCGACGGCTCCGGGCCGAGGGGCTGGTCCCCGGCTCGCTCTATGGCCTGGGCAAGGATCCGGTCACCCTCGCCGTCGACTACCGCGAGCTGCGCCAGGCGCTCACCACCGATGCCGCGCTCAACGCCATCATCACCTTGAAGGTCGGTGGCACCGACGAGCTGTGCATCGTCCGCGACCTGCAGCGTCACCCCGTGCGCCACGACGTGGTCCACGTCGAGTTCGTGCGGGTCAACGTCGACGAGGAGATCCTCGTCGAGGTGCCGATCGTGCTCGAGGGCGAGGCCAAGCAGGTGCTCGACGAGCAGGGCGTGGTCGACCAGGTCGCCTACACGCTGTCGGTGTACTCCAAGCCCAACGCCATCCCCAACGAGGTCACCCTCGACGTCTCCGACCTCACCGTCGGCGACACCCTCCAGGTCTCTGACATCACGCTGCCTCCCGGTGCCCGCACCGAGGCCGACCCCGAGGAGACCATCGTCTCGGCGTCGGTCACCCGGGCCGCGATCGAGGAGGAAGAAGAGGGTGCCGAGGGCGAGGAGGCTGCCGAAGGCGGCGAGGCTGCCGAGGGTGGCGAGGCCGCTTCGGCCGAGGACGACGACGAGTCCTGA
- the pth gene encoding aminoacyl-tRNA hydrolase: MSPVGRRRTDAARTGTPADLLVVGLGNPGRQYRRTRHNVGAEVVELLAERHDGRLRKGKELALVDEVRVDGRRVALAFPTTYMNNSGDSVGLLVRRYGIEDLSHLVVVHDELDLPVGRLKVKFGGGLAGHNGLRSIRAHLKTADFVRVRIGVGKPPSAERGADHVLKPPSKRERDELDIVVQEAADAVEMILVEGIEAAMGRYNTAPEAD, from the coding sequence ATGAGCCCAGTGGGGCGTCGGCGCACTGACGCCGCTCGGACCGGGACCCCGGCCGACCTGTTGGTGGTCGGGCTCGGCAACCCTGGCCGGCAGTACCGGCGCACACGCCACAACGTGGGAGCCGAGGTCGTCGAGCTGCTCGCCGAGCGTCACGACGGCCGGCTCCGCAAGGGCAAGGAGCTGGCGCTGGTCGACGAGGTGCGCGTCGACGGTCGCCGCGTGGCGCTTGCCTTCCCGACCACCTACATGAACAACTCGGGCGACTCGGTCGGGCTGCTCGTCCGCCGCTACGGCATCGAAGACCTGTCCCACCTGGTGGTGGTGCACGACGAGCTCGATCTTCCGGTCGGGCGCCTCAAGGTCAAGTTCGGGGGTGGGCTGGCCGGCCACAACGGGCTCCGCTCGATCCGTGCCCATCTGAAGACCGCCGACTTCGTCCGGGTGCGCATCGGTGTCGGCAAACCCCCGTCGGCCGAGCGTGGCGCCGACCACGTGCTGAAGCCGCCGTCCAAGCGTGAGCGCGACGAGCTCGACATCGTGGTCCAGGAGGCGGCCGACGCGGTGGAGATGATCCTGGTCGAAGGGATCGAGGCAGCCATGGGGCGCTACAACACCGCGCCTGAGGCAGACTGA